The following coding sequences are from one Dermacentor andersoni chromosome 5, qqDerAnde1_hic_scaffold, whole genome shotgun sequence window:
- the LOC126531270 gene encoding tRNA wybutosine-synthesizing protein 3 homolog, with amino-acid sequence MSKLMDSFAKEKRERLGSADASRKGAIDSKIVDVTDQLNSFPQYCTTSSCSGRIMILSGAESDIGKPTVKKGCRWHLVTHDLLTEDELDDALTRTTNSATLKFEPFILHVRCHNLDAAQKLLAVSIGAGCRNSGIMLGKTGKVHVAVRTTLSMEVPLSDNGNVLVTPKYLKFLRQKANEKMTENWRRLQRFSAALNMLSCENESNAAACRLPRDSVAARIKNEKSSSAFDYDESVSGLFDFSM; translated from the exons ATGTCCAAATTGATGGATTCGTTTGCTAAGGAAAAACGCGAGCGGCTTGGAAGTGCCGATGCAAGCCGGAAAGGGGCAATAGATTCTAAGATTGTTGATGTGACCGACCAATTGAACTCGTTTCCGCAGTACTGTACGACAAGCTCATGCTCTGGGAGAATTATGATACTTTCAGGCGCAGAA TCTGACATTGGGAAGCCAACGGTGAAAAAAGGTTGTCGATGGCACCTCGTCACACATGATCTTCTTACAGAGGATGAACTG GACGATGCTCTGACGAGAACGACTAACTCTGCAACTTTGAAGTTTGAACCATTTATCCTCCATGTACGGTGTCACAATTTGGATGCAGCCCAGAAACTT TTGGCCGTGAGCATAGGGGCTGGATGTCGCAATTCTGGCATAATGTTAGGCAAAACGGGCAAGGTTCATGTG GCAGTTCGGACCACACTTTCAATGGAGGTTCCACTTTCTGATAATGGAAACGTGCTCGTCACACCTAAG tACCTCAAGTTTCTAAGACAAAAAGCGAATGAAAAAATGACAGAAAACTGGAGACGGCTGCAAAG GTTTTCTGCTGCACTTAACATGCTCAGCTGTGAAAATGAAAGCAATGCGGCAGCATGTAGACTTCCCAGAGATTCGGTGGCTGCAAGGATTAAGAATGAGAAGAGTTCCTCTGCATTCGATTATGATGAAAGCGTTTCTGGCCTGTTTGACTTCTCCATGTGA
- the LOC126532422 gene encoding uncharacterized protein → MRRAAAIASFLTHELSRLTPTTPLLPTSLKSRLSRSFVRVFPRTNSPCQGTAEATAVGTCFDYLVRYAPQASASSRPAADRLYTSAPATQVLTSWPMKNLARPALQYVDCSSSATLHTRSP, encoded by the exons ATGCGACGCGCGGCGGCCATTGCATCTTTTCTCACGCACGAGCTGTCGCGCCTGACGCCAACGACGCCGTTGCTGCCAACAAGTCTGAAGTCTCGCCTGTCGCGGTCTTTTGTGCGCGTGTTCCCACGAACGAACTCGCCCTGCCAGGGCACTGCCGAGGCAACTGCCGTCGGCACGTGCTTCGACTACCTTGTGAG gtacgCACCTCAGGCCTCCGCTTCCTCTCGTCCCGCCGCTGACCGTCTGTACACTTCTGCTCCAGCCACACAGGTACTGACCTCCTGGCCAATGAAGAACCTTGCACGACCCGCCCTGCAGTACGTCGACTGCTCTTCG tCTGCAACCCTTCACACCCGCAGCCCCTGA